A single region of the Ornithorhynchus anatinus isolate Pmale09 chromosome 13, mOrnAna1.pri.v4, whole genome shotgun sequence genome encodes:
- the LOC100083301 gene encoding mitogen-activated protein kinase kinase kinase 3-like, whose translation MDEEEALNSIMKDLAALGKRGGLLDSGRNKHHFPALKQRSARIKFEYEAEKRIIQFPRPIKFRELWQKAQDAFGRAVDLHYLSNEVLLPLACQEDLDRALQVLDLNPITRSLRVLVTVSTANLLQPNRQPDLRLSKSTGDILGCLDPSVQRVRKSSTGSLHSGRSSPPPGSVPEEQQQIARQGSYTSVHSEGEFIPEAVDPSLMEPYLSTDNSVSGSCSSLDMSTDSPTFSQTIVTRRSRHTDSPETLDFDSAFCERFGRGGTFPRQFHLSQSRRDDNDGRRTFPRSCAPHGHRRFQLLPSSRTDSFPGDGQSGGLELHKCRAPRRRHWDTGQWLFPGARAQPRAVDPAPVNWRLGRLLGRGAFGEVYLCYDADTGRELAVKQVPFDPDSQETSKEVAALDCEIQVLMALRHDRIVQYHGCLRDPEARTLSIFVEYMAGGSVKDQLKTYGALTENVTRKYTRQILQGVSYLHSKMIVHRDIKGANVLRDSAGNVKLGDFGASKRIQTICRSGTAMKSVTGTPYWMSPEVISGEGYGRRADVWSVGCTVVEMLTEKPPWAEFEAMAAIFKIATQPTEPQLPPGASAHCRDLLRRIFVEEKRRPTAEALLAHPFVSGGL comes from the exons GATCATCCAGTTCCCAAGACCCATCAAGTTCCGGGAGCTGTGGCAAAAAGCACAGGATGCCTTCGGGCGGGCTGTGGACCTTCACTATCTCAGCAACGAG GTCCTGCTCCCGCTGGCCTGCCAAGAGGACCTAGACCGAGCCCTGCAGGTTCTGGACCTGAATCCGATCACCAGGAGTCTCCGCGTGCTGGTGACAGTGTCCACGGCCAAT CTCCTGCAGCCAAACAGGCAGCCGGACCTACGTCTGTCCAAGTCCACAGGGGACATCCTGGGGTGCCTAGACCCCAGTGTGCAGAGGGTGCGCAAGTCCTCCACAG GCTCCCTGCACTCGGGGCGCAGCTCTCCGCCGCCGGGCAGCGTGCCAGAGGAACAGCAGCAGATCGCCCGCCAGGGCTCCTACACCAGTGTGCATAGTGAGGGCGAGTTCATCCCGGAGGCTGTGGACCCCAGT CTGATGGAGCCATATCTCAGCACTGACAACTCTGTGTCCGGCAGCTGCTCCTCGCTGGATATGTCCACGGACAG CCCGACCTTTTCCCAAACCATCGTTACGCGGAGGAGCCGGCACACAGACAGCCCCGAGACCTTGG ACTTTGATTCAGCATTCTGTGAGCGGTTTGGGAGAGGGGGAACATTTCCCCGCCAGTTTCACCTTTCCCAGAGCCGGAGGGACGACAATGATG GCCGTCGTACCTTCCCTCGGAGTTGTGCTCCCCATGGGCATCGCCGCTTCCAGCTGCTCCCTTCTAGCCGCACGGACAGCTTCCCTGGGGATGGCCAGTCAGGTGGCCTGGAGCTGCATAAGTGCCGGGCTCCACGCAGGCGTCACTGGGACACTGGCCAGTGGCTCTTTCCTGGGGCCCGCGCCCAGCCCCGAGCTG TGGATCCGGCCCCAGTGAACTGGCGCCTGGGGAGGCTGCTGGGCCGGGGCGCGTTCGGTGAGGTCTACCTGTGCTACGACGCTGACACCGGCCGCGAACTCGCCGTCAAGCAGGTGCCTTTTGACCCTGATAGCCAGGAGACCAGCAAG GAGGTGGCTGCCCTGGACTGTGAGATCCAAGTGCTGATGGCCCTGCGCCATGATCGCATCGTCCAGTACCATGGCTGCCTGCGGGACCCCGAGGCTCGGACGCTGTCCATCTTTGTGGAGTACATGGCGGGG GGTTCTGTAAAGGACCAACTGAAGACATATGGGGCGCTGACCGAGAACGTGACACGCAAGTACACACGGCAGATTCTGCAAGGGGTCAGTTACCTCCACAGCAAGATGATTGTACACCGGGACATAAAAG GGGCCAATGTCCTGCGAGACTCTGCGGGAAATGTCAAGCTTGGTGACTTCGGGGCTAGCAAACGCATCCAGACCATCTGCAGGTCTGGCACAGCCATGAAGTCCGTCACAGGGACGCCCTACTGGATGAGCCCCGAAGTCATCAGCGGGGAGGGCTACGGCCGAAGGGCGGACGTTTG gagcGTGGGCTGCACGGTGGTAGAGATGCTGACGGAGAAGCCGCCCTGGGCTGAGTTTGAGGCCATGGCTGCCATTTTCAAGATCGCCACGCAGCCTACCGAGCCGCAGCTCCCTCCCGGGGCTTCTGCCCACTGCCGGGACCTACTGAGGCGCATCTTTGTGGAGGAGAAGCGCCGGCCCACGGCTGAGGCACTGCTGGCTCATCCCTTCGTGAGTGGGGGCCTCTAG